cacaatgtgttccggtagacccctaccccTTCCTGTCAGATATGGTCCAgaacagaccatatttggatatagctgccatatagaccgatctcccgatatagtgtaatgagccaataaaaggagcTTTTTCAACCtatttcgatcaaatttggcacagggttTTGGGGCCCCTCTAAAccgttttgttgaatatcgtccagatcggaccatattgaccgatctcccgttatagagtattgagcccatagaaggagaatttttcgtcctattttgatgaaacctgaaacagtgcgttttgagggacctctacacctttgtgtcgaacatcgtccagatcggaccgtacttggatataactgacataagaccgatctgccgatatagtgTTATGAGCCAATACCGGTTacttacccaatttaccgggtgaataacttttgggtatttacccatcgcccatctctagctattttgaataacaaatttatgTGAGTGTTGTGTAAGAGGTCTGAAATCACCATAACCACTGCATCTCATCACATTGCATTgtattggatatcaaaagaaAATTCTGTCGATATTTAAAAAGTTGTGTACAAAACTCGATAAAAGTCATAAAATGTCGTTTCGGTATTAAGACGACATGACCACATACAATAAACAGGTGGAGCCCCTTAAATGGGGTAGAGCGAGCTTAACAATAACAACAGATTTTCCGCTTATAACGGGGCATTCATTCTAGCTTATATAACACAAATAATAATACCAGATGAGTGTTGTGCcataaaaatttcgtataaaAGGCTATTAAATTACTACGAAATTCGTCAGAAATCATCCGCAGTGAAAAGTGCTAAACATTTCTTAAATTCCtacaaaatgaataaattactttgcttcttcttcttgttgGCAACAATCCTTGTAGCTGCACATGCACAATGTCGCAATGATCCAGGTAAATGAAACTCCTAACTTTTCCTAGTTTACTGAGAGTAGAGTGAGATTCTAATTTTGCATTCCTCCTTTTGAAGATCGTCACAGTTGCAGTCAACCACGTCGTTTGGGTAATTTAGGATCTAATTGTCATAGTGTTACCAGATGGTGGTATGACAAATCATCACGCAGCTGCAAGGAGTTTAAATATCGCGGCTGTGGTGGCAACAGTAATCGTTATTGCTCAAAGGCTGCATGTCAATATCACTGCATGTGAACATCACTGCATACGCAACGCAACTAACAAGGAGTCTTCCTTTCCTTTTGTATTGTCATTGtagtaaaaattatttaaacattGCACAagatgaatttaaataaaaaaaaattaaataacttaTTTAAAACATACTCTTCCGAttctataatgtatatatattattgaaatCAGTCCAAAAAACCCTGGATAACAGGAGAGATTCAcattattgggaaagaggtcctgAGACTTTAAAGCAGCCTATTCCAATGTGCGACATGCTGCAGGAAAAATTGAGTGGAAATAAGTTTGCATCGTTaaggaaagtgttgtacaatGTTTTGTGAagcttggtcaataaatacccttgcagtggctctaggagtgaaaatcttgtgatacatatatatatgagagctatatctaaatctgaaccgatttctataaagtGCACCAATAACGTCGAGGCTGATAAGAGAGACCCTTTTGCAAAGTTTCGCGGGAATCGGTTTAGAAATGactatataattgcaattttagtccaaatcagatgaatatatatatgggagctatgttttAGTCtcagccgatttctatgaaattctccgaTAATGTCAAAACTTATAATAGAACcccttgtgtaaaatttcgtgggagtcggttaacaaatgaccatataattgcaattttagcccaaatcggacgaacatatatatgggagctatatccaaatctgaaccgattttttttcaatttcaataggcttcgtctctaggcccaagaaaatgcgTTTGTCAATTTTCAAGACGATCGGATATAAATTGGGTCCTGTACCTTGTGCGCAAATaaacatggacaaacggacatacagagagacggacatagctaaatcgaatcagaaagtgattccgagtcgatcggtatacttatcaatgggtctatttctcatccttctgggtgttacaaacaaaataactaagttataataccccgtggcacagtagtgttgtagggtataattatgaaCTCTTCTGGATGCAGCTACTGACCTATCTGCTGTAACATTTTGTCATAAAGTCAAAGCAGTattttgtactgcttgccaacacactatttataggccgatcctaatttttaaaatcattcaaaatgtgcttgtctctgcaaatatatcagtttTACAGGAATAGTTTTGGGCGAATCAACTTCAgtatttttatgacattttttataccctccaccatacgatggggtatacaaatttcgtcattctgtttgtaacacttcgaaatgtgCGTCTAGGACTCTATAAAAGatgtatgttcttgatcgtcgtgacgttctaagtcgaactagcaatgtccgtccgtctgtccgtccgtctgtctgtcgaaagcacgctaactttttaaggagtaaagctaattagtgtagatcggttgggattgtaaatgggccaaatcgttaaatgttttcatatagctgccatataaacagatcttgggtcttgacttcttgagcctctagagggcgcaattctcgtccgatttgattttgcacgtaatgttttgatatcacttccaacaactgggctgactatggttcaaatcggttcataacctgatatagctgccatataaaccgatcttgggtcttgacttcctgagcctctagagggcgcaattcttatccgattggaatgacatttttgcacgacgtgttttgttataaaatccaacaactttgccaaataaggtttaaatcggtttttaacctgatatagctgccatataagccggtcttgggttttgacttcctgagcctctagagggcgcaattcttatccgattggaatgacatttttgcacgacgtgttttattatgatatccaacaaatgtgccatgaatgcttcaaatcggtccataacctgatgttgctgccatataaaccgattttgggtcttgacttcttgagcctctagaggtcgcaattattattcgattggaatgaaattttgcgtgacgagttttgttatgatatgcaacaactatgccaaataaggttccaatcggtttataacctgatatagctgccatataaaccaatcttgggtcttgacttcttgagcctctagagggagcaattcttacccgattagaatgaaattctgcacgacgcgttttgttatgatagcccacaaatgtgccaagtatggttcaaatcggttcataacctgataaagctgccatataaaccgatcttgggtcttgacttcttgagcctctagacagcgcaattcttatccgatttggtacaaattttgtacaacgccttctcccatggccttcaacatacgtgtgcaatatggtctaaatcgatctatagcttgatacagctcccatacacaccgatctaccgattttgcttcttgaccctcgaatcggactataacttgatatagctcctcctccttctcctctgtccttattcattattctttgtttgcctaaaaagagatactgcgcaaagaactcgacagttgcgatctatggtggagggtatataagattcgacccggcataacttggcacgcttttacttgtttcttttgcgctcattatAATTAGCTCTTAAACTAGatttgtgatttcaacaggttattgtttttGTCGGGCAATTggttttgaatgactttttggaCCAAACACCTCCTTTTATGTGGTTACGGGGTTTCCATATTCAAGCGTACATGACCAGATCAATTTAAGGTGTCATGGTTATCAAATATTTATATCCCTATTGTGGTCTTAGACCAAGTTTTTGATgcgttataaacggaatgacaatactagtataacccccccccccccccccccccccctcaacAGGTTATGGTTTGTGTCGGTCAATTggttttgaatgactttttggaCCAAACACCTCCTTTTATATGGTTACCCTATCTTTTTTCACGCAAGTTTTTGAGGAACTTATCTACCGTTCAATCgcggagaccccttatcattgaccataaactttaatcggactgcactcatcgatttgaaagaagtatcccccagttcctggaatgttcatggggaagtttataatataaactgatatagcccccatataaacttatctccgcAGTTGGCTTCTTATGCTTCTATGCCTCAATGCCTCAATTTTTCTTCCAGACTGACTGAATTTGGTACGCGAAGTACACTTACGCCAAATCTCAACCAGATGGGTATatagagcttccatataaagcgatcttcggATTTGATTTATACGCAAAAGTCTTAGAAAGCTGAGTTTTTACCCGACTTGGCACATGAAGTACCCTTATGTCCTCTACACAACGAGTCCTACCCTGAAAACGTTAAGCCGACTGAAGTCTTAATCAATACCCGATTTGATTATTTCAAgtaaattcaaatacaaacggaATTAACAAGGGTGGGGGGTACCATAGTGGGGGTACCCAAGATTGGGGCCCgactgaacttagcacactcttactttttacttgttttttgttgatttgtAAAGGATAGTGTTGCCGTTGGAACAATGGAATGTGCAATGTGCACCTGTTTCTAGATTGAGATCGACATatggtaaaatttaaaaacaaattttgtaacaATGGAGTGAATGAAGACCATAGGTCAACATTAATATCAGATAAATATATTGTTTCAGCAAATAATCAGAATTGGGCATTTGCCATGTGCATCCCACTCAAGATTGAGATCgacttttgtttaaatttaaaacagatgTTGTAGTACAAAAACAATGTAGTGAATGAAGACCATAGGTCAACATTAAACTCAGCTAAATGTATTATTTCAGCAAATAATCTGAACTGGGCATCTTGAACTGGGCATATATAAGCTTCTGTTCTACACCGATCAATATCAAAACAAGCATACGCTTTTGAATACTAACCCAAAATGAATATAATCTCCGTCATTTTATTTTTCACCACAATCGTCCTGGTTGTCAATGGGCAATGTCGCAATGCGCCAGGTAAGTTATACACCAGTGCAACTTCAATTTGCCCCAATGGTTTGATTTTTCCCCCAATTTAGCGCAACCCAATTGTGGAGACCGACTAAACACTGGACATGGTGGCCATGGTTGCCACAGAGGTGCAAGATGGTGGTACGACCGATCCTCGAATTCTTGCAAGGAATTCTCATATCATGGCTGTGGTGGCAATCAGAATCGTTGGTGCTCCAAGGCAGCCTGTGAAAATCGTTGCAGACGTCATTAAAGTGAAATTGCAGCATTTTGAAATAAGGGTCAAAGTAAATCCTTTAATTTGAATAAACGATATTCAAACTAAAACTTTTGTAGAAAGGATATGGGAAGTAAGGGTTCCAAgattatttaaaacaagtaaggacagACAAAAGTCGGGTTGAGCCGACTATATAAGCCCTACCATCTACTATTCCAAACAAATAAGTGAGCGACGAAGTTTTCTTCCTCCAAAATGGGCTGGTTATAACCATATAACCCCCTCGCAATATTTaggtataccctccaccataggctgggggtataataacatcgccattccgtttgtggCACAACGTAATATTAGTCtaagatcctataaagtatataaattactagccgaaccgggaccgctccactgcgtcttctttaacattctaatatctatttagggtggggacacttcgccctgaatgcggatatcgaattcgtaccattgttgcctatgacgctgaacgcgttcgaatcctggtgagaacatcggacaaagcggtgtttatcccctcttaatgttggcgacatttgcgaggtacaatgccatgcatgatcatataaaaaatatttccccaaagaggtgtcgcactgggggaCGGCATTCAGAATCGGCTAcagaaaaaggtcccttattattgagtttaaacttgaatcgaatagcactcattgatgtgtgagaatttgccccttctcgattcctggtggtaatgctCTTCCTTAGGGTGATGTTTTCATTGGGGGAGCGATGGCACCTaagacattttgactcaaatatggatatcaaattcgtgctgcacttccaaaaccctttaatttgagccccatattgccatggccggtaaatatgaaccatttggagggtgttttggggctggggcggcccacgTTCTATATCCCcaatggaaatgaagttcagttaaggaggtgctttagggcgtaccccaaaacacttgcgtctaaaattggatatcaaattcgttttctaatctcaaatacctttcatttgagtcccatattgtcataatgggtcaaataacccatttgaggtatatttaggaggaaaagcgccacctagacttgaacgcaaattttaatgtcatattcgttagGGAGTagccctaatacctttcatttgagtcccacaggtcggctaatatgcccatttgggggtatttgggcgtgggcgacctcccattatttggacctaatgttCTATGccgtatttgtaatctactgcctaatacttttcatttgagtcccatattgacataaacatcaaatatatctgtttagacaaggttttgaggttggggggtgggggcccgctgggtacttggacccaaattttaataccatattcgttttcgggTCTCCAATATcctttatttgatacccttattgtgcccatcggaccactttcggatatgggtggcatttttgggatAAAGAGGagcgtccgcctccacccgatatctacaaattataaatcctatgtttccttccagacaaacgtatacaatctatgaaaattttaagaaaatcggttcagctaagtatcatatagtcataatggatctaatggggtttttgagggtggcatgaccccctatacttccgatctgattttgtatgccagattcgaaatctactcccgaagaacttacatttgagccccatattgaaatggacgtccaatatgtctgtttgggagagtttgGGTTTGCGGCGGGCcgttgggtacttagactcaaatttttaataccatattcgtattctactcaccaatacctatcatttgatacccatattgtcccgatccgcccactttagattttgggttgtgtttttggcataaaggggagggtccgtcccccttccgacatcgaaaaattatgtagcccatgtttatttaatgtttatttaatgacaatatgcgaaaatttccagaaaatcggttctaccgtctttctgtctatacggaacaaacaaaccgagttccatTTATCCGtgaaatctactcctgaatacctttcatttgagccccatattgaaatgagcgTCCAATATCACAGTTTGGGGAAGTTTTTTGGTTGGGGCAGCCCGATGTATacatagactcaaattttaataccacattcgtattctactctccaatacctttcatttgataccgatattgtccagatccgtccactttagattttgggttgtgtttttggcataaagagaagggtccgtcccccttccgacatcgaaaaattatgtagcctatgtttatTTAatgacaatatgcgaaaatttccagaaaatcggttctaccgTCTTtttgtctatacggaacaaacaaaccgagtcacaTATATCAGTGATtgcctaatgtgcccattttgggtgtttttgtgggggtggggtgaccccctatacttcgacatgaatttgtatgccagtttcGTTATCTACTGCCGCATACTTTtcagttgatacccatattgtccttatcagtccacttttgattttggatggtgtttttggggtaacggtggaggatcagcccccttccgttatcaataaattataaagcctattccttcttcctgaccatattcgtaaactactctcgaatacctttcatttgagtcccatattggcatgatcgtcaaataagcctattttaaggggttttggggctggggcggtcccccaggtacttggacccaagtgaaattcgcactctactctttaatatcttttatttgaattccatattgtcccaatcggtccagttttattTTCGGGTTctacttttgggttaagggggagggtccgctcccctcccgatttaaaaaaaagcacgctaacttttgaagcagtaaggctaggcgcttgaaatcttgcataaatacttcctgttagtgtaagtcggttaggattgtaaatgggccatgttggtccatgttttcatatatagctgccatataaaccgatctcgaatcttgacttcttgagcctctagacggtgcaattcttatacgattttgctgaaattttatatgaggtgttttgttgtgactttcaacaactgtgcaatgtaAGGTCAAAAtacgttcataacctgataaagctgccttataaaacgatctgggattttgacatcttgagctattactatccaatttggcaaacattttgcatgaggtgttttgttgtgactttcaataacagtgttaagtatggtccaaaacggttcataacccgatgtaaatgcaaattgcaaattttgcccatgtacattccattaaggaacaggggtcaacttctcacatatcaataagtgcagtccgattcaagtttaagctcaatgataagaggcctcctttttatagccgagtccgaacggcgagccgcagtgcgacacctctttggagagaagttttacatggcatagtacctcacaaatgtcgccagcattacgaggggaaaatcaccgctgaaaattttttctgatggtctcgccaggattcgaacccaggtgttcagcgtcataggcggacatgctaacctctgcgctacggtggccacccgatgtagctgccacatgaaccgatctaggatccttatttctcgagcctctatacggcacaattattacccaatttggttaaaactttatatggggtgttttgtattgattttcaacaactgcttagtatggtccgaatcggttcataacctcatatagctcccatataaacccatctcctgattttacttcttgagcccatataggTCGCAATTCTAATCATTATTCTCTGTTTACCTATAAAGAGATGCCGTGCAAAGAATTGGAAAAATGCGGCTCGGCCCCACACAATAGCCGTCTACTATTGTTTAGCAACCTCACTACAACAGGCAATCATaacgtattttttttaaatatttgtggcATATGActtgaaatatttaaacaaacCCATGTTACGCCCAAATTGAATGTCACATCCTGCTATGGAAGGAATGAAAGTTGCGTGGTTATATTCACATACATAAGCATGGCATTGTTGAACATTTGCTTGCTGCACATTCGTGTGTTGCACATTGTGGTGACAATTGAAATGTTGACATCGCTGTTAAGTGtcgcaaaaaattgttttatgacAAATTCAACAACTGACTGTCATTTTTCTGACAGAAGTTGCTGCAAAACATCGAATTAATGCAAATGTGAATTAACATGTTAAGGACAGGGGCAACATGGAAAAATACAACACATTGCATACGGAATTCTGATATATAAATAGCGAGATGCAGCTTTTATATGTTAGCTGACATGAAGTGTTAGCAATTTAAACGACCATATCTGTTTGAgcaggaaatttttttaatgaattctaGGGACAAAACATGTGTAAAGTAACCTAAATTTCAGAAGACCTTCACATTTGCTCGATATCATCCCATTTTTCCTTGAATATTGACCTGATTCGATAAAAAAACGTGTTGCTAGCTGCTAGAATGAAAACTACCGATCGTTTGCCCCATTGCCATACAATGGCTTTCTTCAGCGTATGCatattgacatattttttaccTATACTTGCTAAACccagcccgctccgctgcgccttcaccAAAACCACgggaaaaatatgttttttactTTATGCCATGAGTATCTCCCCAGAACAATTCGTTTATCTTCTCCCTAATACTATACCCTTTATATGTacctcatatagccatgattggcAAATATTCCCTTTTGGGAAGTCCCTCCCCAAAAGGGAATATTTgccaatcatggctatatgaggtACATATAAAGGGTATAGTAGTCCCATGTTTTCATCATACCCAAAATGCCAATTTGACTGGGTTTTTGGGTCGGTACGGTGGTGCTTTTAGGTTGAGGGTGGTGCTTTTAGgttgagggggagggtccatccccttacgatatcaacaaattctatagctTATAGCTCCTTTCAGACTAGTTTCATTATCTTCtcccttatacctttcatttaagtcctatattgtcccgatcggtccatttttaatATTGGGTGGTGCTTCtgggttaagggggagagtccgtcccccttccgatatcaacaaattatataccctattgctccttccagaccatattcgtaatctaccacctaatacctttcatttgagccccatattgtcattatcgtacaatatgcctatttgagtgGGTTTTGGGGCCGGGCGGTCCCCGGGTACCTGGTTAGTACTATTCTTtagaatatctttcatttgactcccacattgtcctgatcggcataattttatttttgggtagtgcttttgggttaaggggaagGGCCcacccccttacgatatcaacaaattctatagcttattgctccttccagaccatttcCATTATATTttcccttatacctttaatttgagtcccatattgtctccaACGTTCCACTTTAATTTCTGGGTAAtgcttttgggttaagggggagagtccgtcccccccttccgatatcaacaaattgtatagcctattgctccttccagaccatattcgtaatttactacctaatacctttcatttgagccccatattgtcattatcgtccaggTACCTGGACCCAATTTTCATAGTTAGTACTATTCtttcgaatatctttcatttgactcccatattgtcctgatcggcataattttattcttgggtggtgcttttgggttaagggggagggcccatccccttgcgatatcaacaaattctatagcttattgctccttccagaccatttcCATTATATTTtcccttatacctttcatttgcggcccatattgtccaaatcgattCACTTTAATTTCTGGGTAAtgcttttgggttaagggggagagtccgtcccccttccgatatcaacaaattatatggcctattgc
The genomic region above belongs to Stomoxys calcitrans chromosome 5, idStoCalc2.1, whole genome shotgun sequence and contains:
- the LOC106088393 gene encoding kunitz-like toxin PcKuz3, whose amino-acid sequence is MNKLLCFFFLLATILVAAHAQCRNDPDRHSCSQPRRLGNLGSNCHSVTRWWYDKSSRSCKEFKYRGCGGNSNRYCSKAACQYHCM